In one window of Acidovorax sp. HDW3 DNA:
- a CDS encoding YicC/YloC family endoribonuclease has translation MTGYASAQQGAAQEGGENAVSAQRLGLEIRSVNSRFLDLVLRLPDELRALEPALRAQLTARLKRGKVELRASLDNAGAAALPQPNAQLLQRLGSLQDTVRAWLPQAAPLSVADTLRLCAGSSSNTEQDWSATAHALAEQVLSELLAARAREGERLAAMLHERLAQLRTLAAQAVPLVPLLVEQQRQRFLERWREALTLGDGQVPPEAARDRALTEATAFAIRIDVAEEVTRLQAHLDEIERLLGQGGDIGKRLDFLIQELHREANTLGSKSATLELTRISVDMKVLIEQMREQVQNIE, from the coding sequence ATGACCGGATACGCCAGCGCCCAGCAAGGCGCCGCCCAAGAAGGGGGTGAAAACGCCGTATCCGCACAGCGCCTGGGGCTGGAAATACGCTCCGTCAACAGCCGTTTTCTCGACCTGGTGCTGCGCCTGCCTGACGAGCTGCGCGCCCTCGAACCGGCGCTGCGCGCGCAGCTCACGGCCCGCCTCAAGCGCGGCAAGGTCGAACTGCGCGCCAGCCTGGACAACGCCGGCGCAGCCGCTCTGCCCCAGCCCAACGCCCAGCTGCTGCAGCGCCTGGGCAGCTTGCAAGACACCGTCCGAGCCTGGCTGCCGCAAGCCGCGCCCCTGAGCGTGGCCGACACCCTGCGCCTGTGCGCCGGCAGCAGCAGCAACACCGAGCAAGACTGGAGCGCCACCGCCCACGCCCTGGCCGAGCAAGTTCTGAGCGAATTGCTGGCCGCCCGGGCACGCGAAGGCGAGCGCCTGGCCGCCATGCTGCACGAGCGCCTGGCGCAGCTGCGCACCTTGGCGGCGCAGGCCGTGCCGCTGGTGCCGCTGCTGGTAGAGCAGCAACGCCAACGCTTCTTGGAGCGCTGGAGAGAAGCCCTGACCCTGGGCGATGGCCAGGTGCCCCCCGAGGCAGCCCGCGACCGGGCGCTGACCGAAGCCACCGCCTTTGCCATCCGCATCGACGTGGCCGAAGAAGTCACCCGCCTGCAGGCACACCTCGACGAGATCGAGCGCCTGCTCGGCCAGGGCGGCGATATCGGCAAACGCCTGGACTTTCTCATCCAGGAACTGCACCGCGAAGCCAACACCCTGGGCTCCAAATCGGCCACGCTCGAACTCACGCGCATCAGCGTCGATATGAAGGTGCTGATCGAGCAGATGCGCGAGCAAGTGCAGAACATCGAGTGA
- a CDS encoding serine/threonine-protein kinase: MSSPKIKPTPLPPDTMIGGYRVVRRLAAGGFGVVYLAIDGEGQQVAIKEYLPASLATRGVGELAPKVAPEKLSLYRLGLKSFFEEGRSLAQISHASVVSVLNFFRENETVYMVMNYLEGASLQDFIITARDLKAEKVFRESTIRSLFDEILRGLRIVHQHKMLHLDIKPANIFITDDNRAVMIDFGAAREVLSKEGNFIRPMYTPGFAAPEMYRRDAQMGPWTDIYAIGACIYACMQGFPPNEAPQRTEKDRLSLALTKLRGIYSDNLIEVVEWCMALDPLSRPQSVFALQKELAREGERRYTKLTVAEKMRLQLDTLVSDTKKNVQKMGEATGIGVKPK; the protein is encoded by the coding sequence ATGTCGTCGCCCAAGATCAAGCCAACCCCCTTGCCTCCAGACACCATGATTGGTGGCTATCGTGTAGTGCGCAGGCTGGCGGCGGGCGGTTTTGGCGTGGTGTACCTGGCCATCGACGGTGAGGGCCAGCAGGTGGCCATCAAGGAGTACCTGCCGGCCTCGCTGGCTACGCGCGGCGTGGGCGAATTGGCGCCCAAGGTGGCGCCGGAAAAGCTCTCGTTGTACCGCCTCGGGCTCAAGAGTTTTTTTGAAGAAGGGCGCTCGCTGGCGCAGATTTCGCACGCCTCGGTGGTGAGCGTGCTCAACTTCTTTCGCGAGAACGAAACCGTTTATATGGTGATGAACTACCTGGAGGGCGCGTCCCTGCAGGATTTCATCATCACCGCGCGCGACCTCAAGGCCGAGAAGGTGTTTCGCGAGTCCACCATCCGTTCGCTGTTCGACGAAATTTTGCGTGGCCTGCGCATCGTGCACCAGCACAAGATGCTGCACCTCGATATCAAGCCGGCGAACATCTTCATCACCGACGACAACCGCGCCGTGATGATCGACTTTGGCGCTGCGCGCGAGGTGCTGTCCAAAGAGGGCAACTTCATCCGTCCCATGTACACCCCCGGCTTTGCCGCACCCGAGATGTACCGGCGCGATGCGCAGATGGGCCCCTGGACCGACATTTACGCCATTGGCGCCTGCATCTACGCCTGTATGCAGGGCTTTCCGCCGAACGAGGCGCCGCAGCGCACCGAAAAAGACCGCCTCTCGCTGGCGCTGACCAAGCTGCGCGGCATCTACTCCGACAACCTGATCGAGGTCGTCGAATGGTGCATGGCGCTCGATCCGCTGTCGCGCCCGCAGTCGGTGTTTGCCCTGCAAAAAGAGCTGGCGCGCGAAGGCGAGCGGCGCTACACCAAGCTCACCGTCGCTGAAAAAATGCGCCTGCAACTCGATACCCTCGTCTCCGACACGAAGAAAAACGTGCAAAAAATGGGTGAGGCCACCGGCATTGGAGTCAAGCCCAAATGA